The Polyangium spumosum region TCGACGCCGATCACCCGTGGGCCGGCGTGATGAGGGCGCTGGAACAGACAGCCCTGACCATCGTCCGCGTCACGCCCGCGGCGCTCACCGACGAGGACGTGTGCGACCTCGTGACCGATACCTTCCGCTGCGACCCGGGCTACGCCGCGCCGCTCGCGGCGCAGGTCCGGCGCCGGACCGCCGGCAACCCATTCTTCGCGGCGCAAATGCTCAGCGCGCTCTGCCAGGAGGGCATCATCACCTTCGACCGCGCGAGCGGGTCGTGGCGCTGGGACATGGCAGCCTTCGGCGCGAGGGGTTTGTCGGGGGACGTGCTCGCGCTCCTTTCCGACAAGCTCGGGAGGCTGCCTCCGCCGAGCCAGCGCGTGCTCGCGCTCGCAGCTTGTATCGGCACCACGTTCGACCCGGCGATGCTCGCCGTGGCCGCGGGTTGCTCCGAGGACGAGATCGGCGCGCGCCTGCGCGAGCTCGCGCGGGCGGGATTCGTGGAGATCGACGAGCAAAGCGCGCGGTTCGTGCACGATCGCATCTGGCAGGCCGCTTATGCGCTCATCCCCGAGGAGGAGAAGGCGTCATTGCACCTCGACATCGGGCGGCGGCTCGTCGCGGCCCGAGGCGAGGCGGACCTGTTCGAGCGCGTGCGCCAACTCGAGCGCGGCGCCGCGTTGATCAGCGATCCGGCCGAGCGGCTGAAGCTGGCCGAGCTCGACGTGCTCGCCGCGCGCAAGGCCATGCAATCGGCCGCGTTTCGCGCCGCCGCTCGGTACGCAGCCGCGGGTCGCGCGCTCTTGCCCCCCGATGCCTGGGAAGCGCATTACGAGCTCACCTACGCGCTGCACGTCGAGGGCGCGGCATGCGAGAACGCGAGCGGGCGCTTCGACGAGGCGAGCGCGCTCCTCTCCGCCGCGCTCGAGCACGCGCGTTCGACGGCGGACCGCCTGGTGATCCACCGCGTTCGTATGGAGCTGCGCACCAATCGAGGCGATTTCGCGGGGGCTTGCCTCGAGGCGATCACCTGCCTCGCGCCCCTCGGGATCACGCTGTCGCTCCATCCCTCCGCCGACGACGTCGGCGAGGCGTGCGCGCGGGTCCTCGGCACGCTCGGGGACAGGTCGATCGAGCCGCTGATCGACCACGACGAGCTCCGGGACGCCGACATGGCAGCAGCGCTCGCCGTGCTGGCGACGGGGTATGCGCCCGCCCATTGGGTGGATTTGAAGCTCGTGAACCTGCTCGCGTGCTGGATGGTCGAGCTGTCGCTCCGGTACGGCAATGCGGACGCGTCGGTGCAGGGATACGTCGGCTTCGGCGCGTTGCTCGGGCCGGTCTATGGCCGATACCTCGAGGGCGCGCGGTTCTGCCGGCTCGGATATCACCTCGCGAAGCGACGCGGGAACGCCGCGCACATCACGCGCGCCTGCAACGTCTACGGCGGCCTGGCGAGCTTCTGGACCGAACCATTGCAGGTAGGCATCGCGCTCGCCGCCGAGGGCCTGGAGTCGGCCATGCAGGCGGGCGATCTGACGTATGCCAGTTTCAACCTCGTCCAGCACGTCTTTTTCATGATCCAGGCCGGCGCGCCGCTCGCCGAGGCCTGTCGCGAATTCGAGGAGCGGACGGAGTTTGCCCGAGACAACCAGCTCCCCCTCGCGGCGCCTTATCTCCTCGGCGTACGCGGGTTCCTCGCGTGTATGCTCGGCAAGACCCCGAGCCTCTCGAGCTTCGACGAGGAGGGCCTCGAGGACGCGGCGGTCGAGCGGCAGATCCTGGCCACCGGCCCGCTGTTCGAGGACACCTACCTCGCGCACAAGATCCTCGGGCGCACGATCGCCCGCCGTCACGCGGAGGTCCTCCCCCTTTCGGCGCGCGCGCAGGCGATCGCGCCGCTCGTGCCCGGCCTCGTGTACCGCCCGGCCGTCGTGTTTTGCACGGCGCTCGCGCTCGCGGCCCTCCACGACGACGCGCCGCCGGACAAACGGGCGTCGATCCTCGAGGAGCTGCGCGCGGCGGCGGCGCAGCTCGGCACGTGGGCGCAATGCGGGCCGGCCAATCACGAGCCGAGGCACGCCCTCGTCCTCGCCGAGCTCGCGCGCGTCGAGGGGCGCGAGCTCGAGGCGACGCGGCTCTACGATCGCGCAATCGAGCTCGCGCGGAGGTACGGGTTCGTCAACGACGAGGCGATGGCTCACGAGGCGGCCGCGCGGTTCTTCGAGGCGCGTGGTTATCCGAGCATGTTCCGCGCCTGCCTGCGGGCGGCGCGCGACGCTTATGCGCGCTGGGGCGCCGTCGCAAAGGTGGCTGAGCTCGAACGGGAAGGGGCCCTGGACGAGCGGCCGCCGCATACGCCCCCCAGGCCTCCGGCCGCGAGCGCGTCGCAGCCGTCGCCTGCTTCGCGGGAGGTGGTCGGCCCGCCGATCGAGGCGCTGGTCGTGGTGAAGGCAATGCAGGCGATCTCGAGGCAGATCAGGACGGAGGAGCTGCTCTCGTCCTTGCTCCGCATCATGATCGAGCACGCGGGCGCCGAGCGGTGTGATCTATTGTTCGTGCAGCGCGAGGAGCTCCTGCTCGCGGCCTCGGCCCTCTCCGATCACCGCGGAATCGAGGTCTCCGTGAAGGACCCGCCGGAGCCGCCCTCGCCGCGCCAGGTGCCGCATTCCATCGTGGGTTATGTCAAGCGCACGCGCGAGCCCCTGATCTTGGGCGACGCGGCCCGCGAGGGCATGTTCTCGACGGACGAAGAGGTCGCGCGCCGAAAGACGCGTTCGGTCCTGTGCATGCCGATCATGCGACAATCGACGCTCGTGGGCGTGATCTACCTCGAGAACAACCTGGCGCCGCAGGTGTTCACGAAAGAGCGCCTCGAGACGCTCGAGCTGCTCGCGTCCCAGGCGGCGATCTCGCTCGAAAATGCGGCGCTCTACGAGGACGTGGCGCACGAGCGGCGGAGGGCCGAGGACGCGCTCCGCGACAACGTCGCGCTCATCGCGCGGCAAGAAGAGGCGATCCGGAGCCTGTCCACGCCGATCATCGAGGTTTGGCAGGGCGTCCTCGCGATGCCGCTCTTCGGCGCGATCGACGAGCGACGCGCGGCGCAGATGATGACGGTCCTGCTCGACGCCGTGGTCGGCCAGCAATGCCGGTATGCGGTCCTCGACGTGACGGGGGTGGCGACGATCGACGCTGCGACGGCGGATCACCTCGTCCGGCTGGTGCGCGCCGTGCAATTGCTCGGGGCCAAGGGTATCGTGGCGGGCATGCGCCCGGAGGTGGCGCGGACCATCGTCTCGCTGGGGGTGGACCTCGCGGGTATCGAGACCCGGGCCAACCTGCGGGAGGCGCTGGTCCGGTGCATGCGCAATGCGGGGTAGGAATCAGAGGATCTTCAGGAACGCGACGAGGTCCGCCTTCTGCTTCGTGTTCAGGTGGATCTGCTTCTTCTTGCCGTCGGCCGAATGGTTGTACCAGGGGCTCGTGAAGTAATCGACGACCTCCTCGAGCGTGTCGGCGGAGTTGTCGTGGAAATACGGCGCGACGTGCCGGATGCCGCGGAGCTGCGGCACCTTGAAACGGTGCAGATCCTCGTAACGCGCGGTGGCCGCGGCGACGCCGATGTCGTCGACGACGGTGTGCTCGACGATGGTCCCGTCCACCTTCACGAGCTTCAGCACCACCGGGACGCGCTGGCCCGTCACGCTATCGAAATCGCGGAACTCCAGGTCGTGCTTGTTCCGCTGCGAGACGCCGATATCCATGACGTGCCCGTAATGGGGCGGGAAGCTGAGCGGATTGCCGTCGACGTGATCCCGGTTGCTGAAGACGTTCGGCATGTTGTGGCACGACATGCAGTGCTTCGCGAACAGCTTTTGCCCGCGCTTCTCGGCCGGCGTCGTGGCGTTCACCGTGTAGAAGGGATCGTCGAGGAGCGTGTCGTGCAGCGGGTCGTCGGGATCGAGCAGCGCGGCGAGCTCCGGCGGGTCGATCTGCGACTCCATGAACGCGCTCATGTCGCGGAGATCCTGGATGGGAGCGAGGTCGTCGAAGCGCAGGTCCGTGTTCTGCGTGTGCGTGAAGATCGCGCCGCGGACGGCCTCCGTGAGCTCGCGCATCCGGCCGTCGTTCAGCGCGCCGAACGTGAAGACGATGTTAATGAGCGGCTGGCTCTTGCGCCAGAAGAAGACCTTGAGGAAGGGGTCGCCCGGCGGCAAGAGCGGGTTGAACCGGTTGGCGCGGTGAAACAAGAGCCCGAGCTCGTTGAAATTGACCAGGCCGAGCGGCTCGTCGCCGATGTCCGATTCGAGGCCGGTGAAGAGCACGTCGTCGAGCGGAATGGTGCTCGTGAGGGGCAGGGGCGGCAGGCCGAGGCGGTTCTCCGGGCGGTGGCACGTGAAGCAGGTCCGCCCGTTGCTCACGACCGTGCCGGCGATGCTCGATTCGCCCTCGAAGAGCGCTTGCGAGTCGTCGGAGGAGACGCCGTCGGCGGCAATGCCGAATCTGGCCTGCCCGTTCACCGGATCACCGAGGTCGCCGATGCGGTTCGGGAAATCGAGCGCCTGGGTATAACGCACCCCGGCGTCGAAGAACTGCCGGAAG contains the following coding sequences:
- a CDS encoding AAA family ATPase, whose amino-acid sequence is MSTIMGGSTSDGSTSLAELRRAPMAVGEFLELAAQITAAVSEHHDRAGYHGGLCPENVVIDRGGAAVRLLGEEGDTRGALDGGASGTLTNAALLPYVAPEATGRMNRQIDARSDLYALGCMFHEMLSGSPPFTADDLLGWIHAHVARTPPALTSVAPGVPRLLSDIVAKLLSKMAEDRYQSARGLLHDLSRYRAAWGEPEAAVDFPLGERDIPERFWMPSTLYGRDQEIEALLHAFDDVVAKEHPALVLVAGPSGIGKSSLVRELERPVVRERGIFASGKFDQQREIPYATIAQAFGQISRQLLTESEARLVSIRERLLAAVAPNGRLLIDLVRELELILGAQPPVPPAAPQEAQNRLNKVFLDLISVLASKEHPLVLFLDDMQWADPGSLSLIQNVLASPGERHLLVVCAYRDGEVDADHPWAGVMRALEQTALTIVRVTPAALTDEDVCDLVTDTFRCDPGYAAPLAAQVRRRTAGNPFFAAQMLSALCQEGIITFDRASGSWRWDMAAFGARGLSGDVLALLSDKLGRLPPPSQRVLALAACIGTTFDPAMLAVAAGCSEDEIGARLRELARAGFVEIDEQSARFVHDRIWQAAYALIPEEEKASLHLDIGRRLVAARGEADLFERVRQLERGAALISDPAERLKLAELDVLAARKAMQSAAFRAAARYAAAGRALLPPDAWEAHYELTYALHVEGAACENASGRFDEASALLSAALEHARSTADRLVIHRVRMELRTNRGDFAGACLEAITCLAPLGITLSLHPSADDVGEACARVLGTLGDRSIEPLIDHDELRDADMAAALAVLATGYAPAHWVDLKLVNLLACWMVELSLRYGNADASVQGYVGFGALLGPVYGRYLEGARFCRLGYHLAKRRGNAAHITRACNVYGGLASFWTEPLQVGIALAAEGLESAMQAGDLTYASFNLVQHVFFMIQAGAPLAEACREFEERTEFARDNQLPLAAPYLLGVRGFLACMLGKTPSLSSFDEEGLEDAAVERQILATGPLFEDTYLAHKILGRTIARRHAEVLPLSARAQAIAPLVPGLVYRPAVVFCTALALAALHDDAPPDKRASILEELRAAAAQLGTWAQCGPANHEPRHALVLAELARVEGRELEATRLYDRAIELARRYGFVNDEAMAHEAAARFFEARGYPSMFRACLRAARDAYARWGAVAKVAELEREGALDERPPHTPPRPPAASASQPSPASREVVGPPIEALVVVKAMQAISRQIRTEELLSSLLRIMIEHAGAERCDLLFVQREELLLAASALSDHRGIEVSVKDPPEPPSPRQVPHSIVGYVKRTREPLILGDAAREGMFSTDEEVARRKTRSVLCMPIMRQSTLVGVIYLENNLAPQVFTKERLETLELLASQAAISLENAALYEDVAHERRRAEDALRDNVALIARQEEAIRSLSTPIIEVWQGVLAMPLFGAIDERRAAQMMTVLLDAVVGQQCRYAVLDVTGVATIDAATADHLVRLVRAVQLLGAKGIVAGMRPEVARTIVSLGVDLAGIETRANLREALVRCMRNAG
- a CDS encoding c-type cytochrome; its protein translation is MSKHANRNHWLLGAAVFAASAIAVQADATPSNDDLFRQFFDAGVRYTQALDFPNRIGDLGDPVNGQARFGIAADGVSSDDSQALFEGESSIAGTVVSNGRTCFTCHRPENRLGLPPLPLTSTIPLDDVLFTGLESDIGDEPLGLVNFNELGLLFHRANRFNPLLPPGDPFLKVFFWRKSQPLINIVFTFGALNDGRMRELTEAVRGAIFTHTQNTDLRFDDLAPIQDLRDMSAFMESQIDPPELAALLDPDDPLHDTLLDDPFYTVNATTPAEKRGQKLFAKHCMSCHNMPNVFSNRDHVDGNPLSFPPHYGHVMDIGVSQRNKHDLEFRDFDSVTGQRVPVVLKLVKVDGTIVEHTVVDDIGVAAATARYEDLHRFKVPQLRGIRHVAPYFHDNSADTLEEVVDYFTSPWYNHSADGKKKQIHLNTKQKADLVAFLKIL